The following proteins come from a genomic window of Acidobacteriota bacterium:
- the accB gene encoding acetyl-CoA carboxylase biotin carboxyl carrier protein: MSNEEVDALIRFVAEERRGGSDLSIEYQVDGLYLRVGGDHGGGAGGPRVERGSVAAPATATPVADEVTPSEDEEEPALDGHVLSSPIVGTFYVAPSPDASPYVEVGSTVEKGQVVCIVEAMKLMNEIEADVSGVVTTVVPGNGDAVEFGAPLFVIQT, from the coding sequence CTGAGCAATGAAGAAGTCGATGCGCTGATCCGGTTCGTCGCCGAGGAGCGGCGAGGCGGCTCGGACCTCTCCATCGAGTACCAGGTGGACGGCCTCTACCTGCGGGTGGGCGGCGATCACGGGGGAGGCGCCGGAGGTCCCCGCGTGGAACGGGGCTCGGTGGCGGCACCCGCCACGGCAACGCCGGTGGCGGACGAGGTGACTCCGAGCGAGGACGAGGAGGAGCCGGCGCTCGACGGACACGTGCTCAGTTCGCCGATCGTGGGCACCTTCTACGTGGCCCCCAGCCCCGACGCATCGCCCTACGTCGAAGTCGGCTCCACCGTGGAGAAGGGGCAGGTCGTCTGCATCGTCGAAGCGATGAAGCTGATGAACGAGATCGAGGCCGACGTCTCCGGCGTCGTCACGACCGTGGTGCCCGGGAACGGCGACGCGGTCGAGTTCGGCGCGCCTCTCTTCGTGATTCAGACCTGA
- a CDS encoding bifunctional (p)ppGpp synthetase/guanosine-3',5'-bis(diphosphate) 3'-pyrophosphohydrolase codes for MALVTRPRDPLPVREPGDVGIGEVIRRLEENDRTCDEAWLRRAYEYAERSHRGQVRRSGEPYIHHPLGVAHMLAEFRFDQTSVAVGLLHDVLEDTGATKKDLAAEFGTEIADLVDGVSKIGRHEYVHSDEVQAESFRKLILASARDLRVIVVKLVDRLHNMLTLEPLEPAKRRRISRETLEIYAPLAHRLGMWRIQGVLEDRAFRHLHPHHYEDIRKQLDERIKGARRTTRRIAERMREALERAGIEAEISHRVKGYYSIYQKLRRQKIDLPDLFDFLAFRIITVDLKDTYAALGVVHQMWRPIPGRFKDYIAMPKPNLYQSLHTSVLGRSGQPFEVQIRTQAMDMLAEEGVAAHWRYKGGQLDTDQNDASIVWLRQLLEWQQEMPDPRAFLSALKIDLYPDEVYVFTPKGDVFSFPRGATPLDFAYRVHTEVGHHTSGARVNGRLVPLRTELSNGDIVEIATNPNREPSRDWLNIVATARARSKIRHWINAEQKKRAIEIGRTMLTNELRRYRVSPRRVFESDEMAAFVAAEGHGSIDELFSRLGFGRGSVKPVLRAVLPPERLRRRDQGPSRIRRAVSKVLPRDEARLVVKGENDMLAFFAGCCSPLPGEEIIGFVTRGRGVSVHSVDCPNVRNLLYHPEREIRVEWARRNDAMFAVSLVIETRDRPGVLARVTEAIAKQGSNIRHIESHDRGAGEASIDVVVDVRNRKHLNRLQQSLEELSAVRTVKRLQGSPPASAAG; via the coding sequence ATGGCTCTGGTGACACGACCCCGGGATCCGCTGCCAGTGCGGGAGCCTGGGGACGTGGGAATCGGGGAAGTCATTCGTCGCCTCGAAGAGAACGACCGCACCTGCGACGAAGCCTGGCTGCGCCGCGCCTACGAGTACGCGGAGCGGTCCCACCGGGGCCAGGTGCGCCGCTCCGGCGAGCCGTACATCCATCATCCGCTGGGCGTCGCCCACATGCTGGCGGAGTTCCGGTTCGACCAGACGAGCGTCGCCGTCGGACTGCTGCACGACGTCCTGGAGGACACCGGCGCAACGAAGAAGGATCTCGCGGCCGAGTTCGGAACCGAGATCGCCGACCTGGTGGACGGTGTGTCGAAGATCGGCCGCCACGAGTACGTCCACAGCGACGAGGTGCAGGCCGAGAGCTTCCGCAAGTTGATCCTGGCCTCGGCCCGCGACCTGCGGGTGATCGTGGTCAAGCTCGTCGACCGCCTGCACAACATGCTCACCCTGGAGCCGCTGGAGCCGGCGAAGCGGCGGCGTATCTCGCGCGAGACGCTGGAGATCTACGCGCCGCTGGCCCATCGGCTGGGGATGTGGCGAATTCAGGGAGTGCTGGAGGATCGGGCGTTTCGGCACCTTCATCCGCACCACTACGAGGACATCAGGAAGCAGCTCGATGAGCGGATCAAGGGCGCCCGGAGAACGACCCGGCGGATCGCCGAGCGTATGCGGGAGGCGCTCGAGCGAGCGGGCATCGAAGCCGAGATCAGTCACCGGGTCAAGGGCTACTACTCGATCTACCAGAAACTCCGCCGCCAGAAGATCGATCTGCCGGATCTGTTCGACTTCCTGGCCTTCCGGATCATCACGGTCGACCTGAAGGACACTTACGCCGCACTCGGCGTCGTGCACCAGATGTGGCGCCCCATCCCGGGGCGCTTCAAGGACTACATCGCGATGCCGAAGCCGAACCTCTACCAGTCGCTGCACACGAGCGTGCTGGGCCGTAGCGGCCAGCCGTTCGAGGTTCAGATCCGGACCCAGGCGATGGACATGCTCGCCGAGGAAGGCGTGGCGGCTCACTGGCGGTACAAGGGAGGCCAGCTCGACACGGATCAGAACGACGCCAGCATCGTCTGGCTCCGGCAACTCCTCGAGTGGCAGCAGGAAATGCCGGATCCGCGCGCCTTTCTGAGCGCGCTGAAGATCGACCTGTATCCGGACGAGGTCTACGTCTTCACGCCCAAGGGCGACGTGTTCTCCTTCCCAAGGGGCGCGACCCCGCTGGACTTCGCGTATCGCGTTCACACCGAGGTCGGCCACCACACGAGCGGTGCGCGGGTGAACGGGCGGCTGGTGCCTCTGCGCACCGAGCTGAGCAACGGCGACATCGTCGAGATCGCGACGAACCCGAACCGCGAACCCAGTCGCGACTGGCTGAACATCGTCGCCACGGCGCGGGCGCGGAGCAAGATCCGCCACTGGATCAACGCCGAGCAGAAGAAGCGGGCGATCGAGATCGGCCGGACGATGCTCACCAATGAACTGCGGCGCTATCGCGTGAGCCCGCGCCGCGTGTTCGAGTCGGATGAAATGGCGGCCTTCGTGGCGGCGGAAGGACACGGGAGTATCGACGAGCTGTTCAGCCGGCTGGGCTTCGGCCGCGGTTCGGTCAAGCCGGTGCTGCGAGCGGTGCTGCCCCCGGAGCGTCTGCGACGCCGGGATCAGGGGCCAAGCCGCATCCGTCGGGCGGTGAGCAAGGTGCTTCCCCGCGACGAGGCGAGGCTCGTCGTCAAGGGCGAGAACGACATGCTCGCGTTCTTCGCGGGCTGCTGCAGCCCGCTGCCGGGCGAGGAGATCATCGGCTTCGTCACCCGCGGAAGGGGCGTCTCCGTGCACTCCGTCGACTGCCCCAACGTGCGCAACCTGCTGTACCACCCGGAACGCGAGATCCGGGTCGAGTGGGCGCGCCGCAACGATGCGATGTTCGCGGTCTCGCTCGTCATCGAGACCCGCGACCGGCCCGGCGTGCTGGCGCGCGTTACGGAGGCGATCGCGAAGCAGGGCAGCAACATCCGCCACATCGAGAGTCACGACCGCGGCGCCGGCGAGGCGTCGATCGACGTCGTCGTCGACGTCCGCAACCGCAAGCACCTGAACCGGCTCCAGCAGTCGCTCGAGGAGCTGTCCGCGGTCCGCACCGTCAAGCGCCTGCAGGGCTCACCGCCGGCGTCGGCCGCCGGTTAG
- a CDS encoding tetratricopeptide repeat protein produces MAAKGSTGAAHSPTPTVTLGELYLAQGHRREAAEIFERVLRADPANRRAREGLEGLRAKSRPAAARRS; encoded by the coding sequence ATGGCAGCCAAGGGAAGCACCGGGGCTGCTCATTCGCCGACGCCGACGGTCACGCTGGGCGAGTTGTACCTGGCGCAGGGACATCGGCGTGAGGCCGCCGAGATCTTCGAGCGGGTTCTGAGGGCCGACCCGGCCAACCGGCGCGCGCGGGAGGGATTGGAAGGTCTGCGCGCGAAGTCCCGGCCCGCGGCCGCGCGAAGGTCGTAG
- a CDS encoding PKD domain-containing protein produces the protein MLTTRRIHVVVVALLLGFGLTTAAVAQNAEEQSTQYRRPAGSVTIQVTPSSVPENGGEVEVFALVRDDRGRPLENAKVNFITETGTLGSGGRLVTTGADGGVADRLTVTAAELATVEENRFWLQAAVGSGGRQLVTRDVSIRIQRVPEAAFKYSPGGLQVVFRDVSVGQVTSRQWDFGDGATSTRQSPSHTFAEPGYYAVTLRAANSVGSDEVTRLVWVGPGPSPSE, from the coding sequence ATGTTGACGACTCGTCGAATCCACGTTGTTGTGGTGGCGCTGCTTCTCGGCTTCGGCCTCACGACGGCTGCTGTCGCCCAGAACGCGGAGGAGCAGTCGACCCAGTACAGACGACCGGCCGGGTCGGTCACGATCCAGGTGACGCCGAGCAGCGTGCCGGAGAACGGCGGGGAGGTCGAAGTGTTCGCCCTCGTGCGCGACGACCGGGGGCGGCCGCTGGAGAACGCGAAGGTGAACTTCATCACCGAGACCGGAACGCTCGGTTCCGGAGGGCGGTTGGTCACGACCGGAGCGGACGGGGGCGTCGCCGACCGGCTGACGGTGACGGCAGCGGAACTCGCTACCGTGGAGGAGAACAGGTTTTGGCTGCAGGCGGCGGTCGGCTCCGGCGGCCGACAGCTGGTCACGAGGGACGTCAGCATCCGCATCCAGCGAGTGCCGGAGGCTGCCTTCAAGTACAGTCCCGGCGGTCTGCAGGTGGTCTTCAGAGATGTTTCCGTCGGCCAGGTGACGAGCAGACAGTGGGACTTCGGAGACGGTGCCACGAGCACACGGCAGAGCCCGTCCCATACCTTTGCCGAGCCCGGCTACTACGCGGTCACTCTGCGTGCCGCCAACTCGGTGGGATCGGACGAAGTGACCAGACTGGTCTGGGTCGGCCCGGGGCCGTCACCGAGCGAGTAG